The Thalassotalea piscium sequence AGACGCTATATTACGCCCCCCTATTTCTTAAATTTCTAAATTTATGACCGTCCATTTATCGATTAAAAAATCGGTAAATGAGAGATGATTAATACTTAAAATTTAAGAAGTCTTATGTATAAATATATAAAAAATACAGGCACTTGCCTGTCATTCTGCCTACTTGTAAGTATTTCATATGCCGCTTACAGCAAGCAAAAAAGTGAGTCGTGGTTAGACACACAAATAAATAAAGATCCCGAAATAATTGAAGCAAGAGAGTTGTTAATCGCAAGCAATCATCATGCAAAAAGCTTAACTCAGGCAATATATAACCCTGAGTTTGACGCAAGTTTTGAGAAAGAAGGTGATTTTAATAACTATTCAATCGGTTTGAGTCAGACCATTGATTTTTGGGATAAACGCTCTGCCAATACGTCAATTGGCGAGATAACTCTTTATGCCAGCCAGCAGCACTTATTGAATTTAATCGATTCAAAAAAGGCCGATGCGTTAATTGCTTTGACAAATTGGCAATCAGCGAAAGATGCTGCACAGCTCTCTACTGAGAGAGAAAGTCAACTGCAAACCTTACTTAGTATTGTGGAAGACAAACAAAAGGCGGGAATACTTGAGCCTCTAGATGCTGAGCTGGTTTACTTAAACTTGTCTCAAGTTTTTAGTGAAATAGCTGAATATCAAATAGAGCTAAAAAATGCTGAGGTTAAAGTTAAAGAGCTGCTGCCTGATTGGACACCAGAGTTAGCCAGTAAAACCTCTATTGATTTCGATGTTGAAAACTATTCATACAAAGCTGAATGGATTGAACAACACCCCCA is a genomic window containing:
- a CDS encoding TolC family protein; its protein translation is MYKYIKNTGTCLSFCLLVSISYAAYSKQKSESWLDTQINKDPEIIEARELLIASNHHAKSLTQAIYNPEFDASFEKEGDFNNYSIGLSQTIDFWDKRSANTSIGEITLYASQQHLLNLIDSKKADALIALTNWQSAKDAAQLSTERESQLQTLLSIVEDKQKAGILEPLDAELVYLNLSQVFSEIAEYQIELKNAEVKVKELLPDWTPELASKTSIDFDVENYSYKAEWIEQHPQVQLAKAKWKEQQAKAQLTTIENKANPTIGISAGKNSDDNIVGLTFSMPLNIRNNYSDTTKAAYSEAVAAEAYFQSIYRKRSFEAQANYESLMISKKYYQRWQNLIQNRIDNSARLLNARWEAGDINTSDYLIALSQRADGLHSGIQLEKQFRLSEIAFIWSMGQLSKFKI